A single region of the Sulfitobacter geojensis genome encodes:
- a CDS encoding AAA family ATPase has protein sequence MRILCIRGENIASLAKPFEISLDAAPLSSAGLFAITGETGAGKSSILDAMCLALYGSCPRLSGDGTRETVTDIDGHDLRSNDPRMVLRRGAAMGLAEVTFQADDGETYTAAWQARRSRDKIDGRLQSVERSLLRLSDQQMLETQLTRVNDRVVALTGLTYDEFRRTVLLAQGDFDAFLSAKTDERAAILEKVTGTGIYREISRAVFERHRQAKSDLATLQTRRAEHHLLSAEERAELDAALDRLQKEQDAAAAALAQVQKGLDRYKAVADARADLETAAHRARQAQEAVAALAQQRQWLAAWDDAKGLRAEVRERSEAGHALAQARRDVETRFAAHQSKEAEVASAETLFHEADVAHQQADDVFKAFGPVWTEAADLDSQIVTAVKEQAEAAKGVAQREAETAGCAQEHADLTAKQENMRATLDADQRRMEQTAGYDVLLAHWTMLEDRLSARIAAVDLAASSQMETSQLARSIAGDGAQRAHLQEEIRQAAGRIDAARAVQAGIRQERENLIKGDPASRLDGLRAASMNLRRLQQGAAEVRRADAELAASQGRLVTAQNALETHRETVTSQRAKRDVARGVIARLRQPSAAATAAASREAAAMRLHLVAGEPCPVCQSTSHPVMADSDIAKLAEALRKELADAQQEHDAAEALVNKAMSEADAAQAMIAGETSARPKLDKDIERAIAQFADALEPLQNAPFAADVPHDPRSDDGAFEAVFAQMDTRQAKAEADLARLAELNEHHDGAARAIDAARDQSASCEAQIREIDGRVSDTEKKIAALKQTVETAQKTVVDIDQRLRPILAPTGLDVEQFGREGAGALQALRENIAGLSEVQASIAKRREDVAGISAKLATAAAALNAAQANLETAKKVEEGRIGTVERLKAARADLLEGEETNTHRTRTNERRLAAQKAATAAQSALGDVRTAAALAKNAWEAARETALKAEARAAAAQEALVEACTAAGLDPERVVELHGSDAQLVQDRRKAVQDSDTEAAKAEGAHKERDGAVQRLLAQGMPETPEGELAAQKEEIEAQIKAHGEARGRLAERRDADRAAAKALSGLEHEIDEARKVFETWLAVSDAIGSAKGDRFAQIAQAVTLAMLVERANHHLDDLKPRYQLRVASSDLALHVIDRDMAGDARPTRLMSGGERFLISLALALALSGMGNRGALVGTLFIDEGFGSLDADSLDLAIDALERLQAQGRTIGVISHVQAMKDRIPVQVQVSKTGGGASEVTLVTR, from the coding sequence ATGCGGATATTGTGTATTCGCGGCGAAAACATTGCGAGCCTTGCCAAACCGTTCGAGATTTCCTTGGATGCGGCACCGCTTTCTTCTGCCGGATTATTCGCCATCACCGGCGAAACGGGGGCGGGCAAATCCAGTATTCTGGACGCGATGTGCCTAGCGCTTTATGGCAGTTGCCCGCGTCTTTCGGGGGATGGTACGCGCGAAACGGTTACGGATATTGACGGGCATGATTTGCGGTCGAACGATCCGCGGATGGTGCTGCGGCGCGGGGCGGCGATGGGGCTGGCCGAGGTTACATTTCAGGCCGACGATGGCGAAACCTATACCGCTGCGTGGCAGGCGCGCCGGTCGCGGGACAAGATCGACGGGCGGTTGCAATCGGTCGAGCGCAGCCTGTTGCGCCTGTCGGACCAACAGATGCTGGAGACCCAGCTGACGCGCGTGAATGACAGGGTGGTTGCCCTGACGGGCCTGACCTATGACGAGTTCCGCCGCACGGTTCTTTTGGCGCAGGGCGATTTTGATGCGTTTTTAAGTGCCAAAACGGACGAGCGCGCGGCGATCCTTGAAAAGGTCACTGGCACCGGCATTTACCGCGAGATTTCGCGCGCGGTGTTTGAACGGCACCGGCAAGCCAAAAGCGACCTTGCCACATTACAGACGCGCCGCGCAGAGCATCATTTGCTGTCGGCAGAGGAGCGTGCGGAACTGGATGCGGCGCTGGACCGGCTGCAAAAAGAGCAGGACGCGGCAGCGGCGGCTTTGGCGCAGGTGCAGAAAGGGCTGGATCGTTACAAGGCGGTTGCCGACGCCCGCGCGGATCTGGAAACCGCCGCGCACCGCGCCAGACAGGCGCAGGAAGCGGTTGCTGCTTTGGCTCAGCAACGCCAATGGCTGGCGGCGTGGGACGATGCAAAAGGATTGCGCGCCGAGGTGCGTGAACGTAGCGAGGCGGGCCATGCGCTTGCGCAGGCGCGCAGGGATGTCGAGACGCGGTTCGCCGCACATCAGAGCAAAGAAGCAGAAGTCGCATCGGCGGAGACCCTGTTTCACGAAGCGGATGTGGCCCATCAACAGGCGGATGATGTGTTCAAGGCATTCGGGCCTGTCTGGACGGAAGCGGCGGACCTCGACAGCCAGATCGTGACGGCGGTGAAGGAACAAGCGGAGGCGGCAAAGGGAGTGGCGCAACGCGAGGCGGAAACAGCCGGTTGCGCGCAAGAACATGCGGATTTGACCGCGAAACAGGAAAATATGCGCGCAACGCTTGATGCGGATCAGCGCCGGATGGAACAGACGGCCGGTTACGATGTGCTTTTGGCTCATTGGACGATGCTGGAGGATCGGCTGAGCGCCCGTATCGCGGCGGTGGATCTTGCGGCGTCGTCACAGATGGAAACATCGCAACTGGCGCGGAGCATTGCGGGGGACGGGGCGCAACGCGCGCATTTGCAAGAAGAAATCCGGCAAGCCGCAGGGCGCATCGACGCCGCCCGCGCGGTGCAGGCCGGGATCAGGCAGGAACGCGAAAACCTGATCAAGGGGGACCCCGCGTCCCGCTTGGACGGTTTGCGCGCGGCATCGATGAATTTGCGCAGGCTGCAACAGGGCGCTGCTGAGGTCCGCCGTGCAGATGCGGAACTGGCCGCGTCACAGGGCAGGTTGGTCACGGCGCAAAACGCGTTAGAGACGCATCGCGAAACGGTGACGTCACAGAGGGCCAAGCGCGATGTGGCGCGGGGTGTTATCGCGCGGCTTCGCCAGCCCTCTGCGGCGGCAACGGCCGCTGCATCGCGCGAGGCCGCAGCAATGCGGTTGCATCTGGTGGCGGGGGAGCCCTGTCCGGTGTGTCAGTCGACATCGCATCCGGTGATGGCGGACAGCGATATCGCCAAACTGGCAGAGGCGTTGCGAAAAGAGCTGGCTGACGCGCAGCAAGAGCATGATGCGGCCGAGGCCCTTGTGAACAAGGCGATGAGCGAAGCAGACGCAGCGCAGGCAATGATCGCCGGAGAAACATCCGCAAGGCCAAAGCTGGACAAGGATATCGAGCGGGCGATTGCGCAATTTGCAGATGCGCTTGAGCCGTTGCAGAACGCGCCATTTGCGGCAGATGTGCCGCATGATCCGCGCAGCGATGATGGCGCGTTCGAAGCGGTGTTCGCGCAGATGGACACCAGACAGGCCAAGGCGGAGGCGGACCTAGCGCGGCTGGCTGAATTGAATGAACACCATGACGGGGCGGCCCGCGCGATTGATGCGGCGCGGGACCAAAGCGCCAGTTGCGAGGCGCAGATCAGAGAGATTGACGGACGCGTTTCCGATACGGAGAAAAAGATCGCAGCGCTAAAGCAAACTGTCGAAACGGCGCAAAAGACTGTGGTGGATATTGATCAGCGACTGCGACCGATTCTGGCGCCGACCGGTCTGGACGTGGAACAGTTCGGTCGGGAGGGCGCAGGTGCGTTGCAGGCGCTGCGCGAGAACATCGCAGGGCTGAGCGAGGTGCAGGCCTCAATTGCAAAAAGGCGCGAGGACGTTGCCGGTATCAGCGCGAAACTGGCGACAGCGGCTGCGGCGTTAAACGCGGCGCAGGCCAACCTTGAAACCGCCAAAAAGGTGGAAGAGGGCCGCATTGGCACAGTGGAGAGATTAAAAGCTGCACGCGCTGATTTGTTGGAGGGGGAAGAGACCAACACGCATCGCACCCGTACCAATGAACGACGGCTCGCGGCGCAAAAGGCGGCAACGGCTGCGCAATCAGCACTGGGTGATGTTCGCACAGCCGCGGCATTGGCGAAAAATGCTTGGGAGGCGGCGAGGGAAACAGCGCTGAAAGCCGAAGCGCGGGCGGCAGCGGCGCAAGAGGCGCTGGTTGAGGCCTGCACTGCCGCAGGGCTTGACCCCGAGCGGGTTGTTGAATTGCACGGCAGCGACGCGCAACTGGTGCAGGACCGCCGCAAGGCGGTGCAGGATTCCGACACCGAAGCCGCAAAGGCCGAAGGGGCGCATAAGGAACGGGACGGCGCGGTGCAGCGATTGCTGGCGCAGGGGATGCCAGAAACGCCCGAAGGTGAGCTGGCGGCGCAAAAAGAGGAAATAGAGGCGCAGATCAAGGCGCACGGCGAGGCACGGGGGCGGCTGGCCGAACGGCGCGATGCGGACCGCGCAGCGGCCAAAGCGCTGTCGGGGCTGGAGCACGAAATCGACGAAGCGCGTAAAGTATTCGAGACTTGGCTGGCTGTCAGCGATGCAATCGGCTCTGCCAAGGGGGACCGTTTTGCGCAGATCGCCCAAGCCGTGACACTTGCCATGCTGGTCGAGCGGGCGAACCACCATCTGGATGATCTGAAACCGCGATACCAGTTGCGGGTGGCGTCAAGTGATCTGGCGCTGCATGTGATCGACCGTGACATGGCCGGGGATGCGCGACCGACCCGTCTGATGTCCGGTGGCGAGCGATTTCTTATTTCGCTCGCCCTTGCGCTGGCCCTGTCGGGCATGGGAAATCGCGGAGCATTGGTGGGAACGCTGTTTATTGATGAAGGGTTCGGATCGCTTGATGCGGACAGTCTGGATCTGGCCATCGACGCGCTGGAACGGCTTCAGGCGCAGGGGCGCACCATTGGCGTGATCAGTCACGTTCAGGCGATGAAAGACCGCATTCCCGTGCAGGTACAGGTTTCCAAAACCGGCGGCGGCGCAAGCGAGGTGACGCTGGTCACGCGGTAA
- a CDS encoding TAXI family TRAP transporter solute-binding subunit — protein sequence MKNTNKFMRLGLGSVLVTLGLSTASMAQDYEWPRLLVIGTPGTSSGSFASTNGWGPALQKETGTTVRIVPEDSEPMRFKRLTDREDIAISSLSASEMAIQTEGVGGYASAKPMPQRILWHHNDTPWGFVTAGDSDLKSLEDIGKGGVRITSGVFSPAIVTAITKALPAFAGLTPEEAAEKITFVPASSYGENCRSVVEGKSDLAYCSPISSVLSEMEGAPGSIRWLEMDPENKAGWDGYLAHRPMTIPTKISLGVKTAQGVNSMTSNFVYSVPATAEVDFAYNMAKWIHESHDAYKGSHALAARMSVDLFRGYLDNNPMPIHEGTVKYLREIGQWTDEDDVWNNAAIELMDKWVEARRAGMKDAMEQGIEINFENEAFLELMAKHTEGLPAFRSRL from the coding sequence ATGAAAAATACCAACAAATTCATGCGATTGGGGCTCGGCTCCGTCCTTGTCACACTGGGTCTGAGCACAGCATCCATGGCGCAGGATTATGAATGGCCCCGCCTCTTGGTCATCGGCACACCGGGCACATCCTCCGGCAGCTTTGCCTCGACAAACGGCTGGGGTCCGGCGCTTCAGAAAGAAACCGGCACCACCGTGCGGATCGTTCCCGAAGACAGCGAACCCATGCGTTTCAAGCGCCTGACGGACCGCGAAGACATCGCGATTTCCTCGCTTTCCGCTTCTGAAATGGCGATCCAGACCGAAGGCGTTGGCGGCTATGCGTCGGCCAAGCCGATGCCGCAGCGCATCCTGTGGCATCACAACGACACGCCTTGGGGTTTTGTCACCGCTGGCGATTCCGACCTCAAGTCTCTTGAAGATATCGGCAAAGGCGGCGTGCGCATCACGTCCGGCGTTTTCTCGCCTGCAATCGTTACGGCAATCACCAAGGCGCTGCCTGCATTTGCCGGTCTGACACCGGAAGAAGCGGCAGAGAAAATCACCTTTGTGCCGGCCTCCAGCTATGGTGAAAACTGCCGCTCTGTTGTCGAGGGCAAATCCGATCTTGCCTATTGCTCGCCGATCTCGTCGGTTCTGTCCGAAATGGAAGGCGCCCCCGGCAGCATCCGCTGGCTGGAAATGGACCCGGAAAACAAAGCCGGCTGGGACGGATATCTGGCCCACCGCCCGATGACGATCCCGACCAAAATTTCGCTGGGTGTAAAGACGGCGCAGGGTGTGAACTCGATGACGTCGAACTTTGTCTATTCCGTGCCCGCCACAGCAGAGGTGGATTTCGCGTATAACATGGCGAAATGGATCCATGAATCGCATGACGCCTACAAAGGGTCACATGCACTGGCTGCGCGTATGTCTGTCGATCTGTTCCGCGGGTATCTTGATAACAACCCGATGCCCATCCACGAAGGCACCGTGAAATATCTGCGCGAAATCGGCCAGTGGACCGACGAGGACGACGTCTGGAACAACGCCGCCATTGAGCTGATGGACAAATGGGTCGAAGCCCGCCGCGCCGGCATGAAGGATGCGATGGAGCAAGGCATCGAGATCAATTTCGAGAACGAAGCGTTCTTGGAACTGATGGCCAAGCACACCGAAGGTCTACCTGCGTTCCGCTCGCGTCTCTAA
- a CDS encoding TRAP transporter permease, with the protein MSDTHTQTASDADTDAEHTSEITRLGTLFSWTSIGFVLLCACGLGMGLAYVFGVPIGGKRLLEGQYYWFFIGIFLAAAFIALPARPHHRSVPIYDVIAAAVALGISMWFSTHAWDIVQAGWTNFPAGVVLWVLMLEIARRSGGIPFLLVVLLLGLYPLVADYFPGLLMGIPYTFERMIEAHVFRTEGLMGITTKIVAEIVLGFLVFAGVLIATGAGQFFIDLANAGFGKYRGGPAKVSIVASAFFGSLSGSIFSNIAGTGSITIPTMKKVGYPPHYAAAIEACASTGGVVMPPVMGAIAFVMAITIGVDYATIMVAAILPSLLFYFGLILQVDAYAARKGLVGMSQDKLPSAREVMKRGWPFLSVMIFLVWGLLYMRWEYYAPWYASALMIALSFLQRSTMMTPKRLFATLRQVGVLVTQTAAIILPIAFVVSALTITGVTGSMTSGLVALGGDNVYLIIALGVLACFIMGMAGLAIVAYIFLAVTLAPAIIEIGGLNTVAVHFFIVYYAMLSVITPPVGAAAFLAATIAGAKPMQTSFTAMRLGIVIYFVPLFFLFQPALVLQGDLTPLIYVLPSIIIGITLLSGGLEGYLLGVGMVRPWMRLPLAAAGFAFSFPGLMTTLIGGLASAVIVALIWRDNTKPDQAVA; encoded by the coding sequence ATGTCAGACACACATACACAAACGGCTTCTGATGCAGATACCGACGCCGAACACACCTCCGAAATCACACGGTTGGGCACCCTTTTCTCTTGGACCAGCATCGGCTTTGTCCTGCTGTGCGCTTGCGGTCTCGGCATGGGGCTTGCCTATGTGTTTGGTGTGCCGATTGGCGGCAAAAGGTTGCTCGAAGGGCAATACTACTGGTTCTTTATCGGCATTTTTCTGGCCGCAGCTTTTATCGCCTTGCCCGCCCGTCCCCACCATCGCAGCGTGCCGATTTATGACGTGATCGCCGCCGCTGTCGCGCTTGGCATCAGCATGTGGTTCTCGACCCATGCGTGGGACATCGTACAGGCAGGCTGGACAAACTTTCCCGCAGGCGTGGTCCTTTGGGTCCTGATGCTGGAAATCGCGCGCCGTTCTGGCGGGATCCCGTTCTTGCTGGTGGTTCTCCTGCTGGGCCTTTACCCACTTGTCGCCGATTACTTTCCCGGCCTCCTGATGGGCATTCCCTATACCTTCGAACGGATGATCGAAGCGCATGTGTTCCGCACCGAAGGCTTGATGGGCATCACGACCAAGATTGTCGCCGAAATTGTCCTCGGGTTTCTCGTATTTGCCGGCGTTTTGATCGCAACCGGCGCCGGACAGTTCTTTATCGACCTCGCGAATGCGGGGTTTGGCAAATACCGGGGCGGCCCTGCCAAAGTTTCGATCGTGGCCAGCGCCTTTTTCGGTTCGCTGTCGGGCTCGATCTTTTCCAACATCGCAGGCACCGGCTCCATCACCATTCCCACCATGAAAAAGGTCGGGTACCCGCCGCATTACGCAGCCGCAATCGAGGCCTGCGCGTCGACCGGTGGTGTGGTGATGCCCCCCGTGATGGGCGCGATTGCCTTTGTCATGGCGATCACCATCGGGGTCGATTACGCCACCATCATGGTCGCGGCGATCCTGCCGTCCCTGCTGTTCTACTTTGGCTTGATCCTGCAAGTTGACGCTTATGCGGCGCGCAAGGGACTGGTCGGCATGAGCCAGGACAAACTGCCCTCCGCCCGCGAGGTTATGAAACGCGGCTGGCCCTTCCTGTCGGTTATGATCTTTCTGGTCTGGGGTCTGCTTTATATGCGCTGGGAATATTACGCACCGTGGTACGCAAGTGCCCTGATGATCGCCCTCAGCTTTCTGCAACGCTCGACAATGATGACCCCGAAACGTCTGTTTGCCACTCTGCGCCAAGTTGGGGTGCTGGTCACGCAAACCGCAGCGATCATCCTGCCGATTGCCTTTGTTGTCAGCGCGCTGACCATCACCGGTGTAACAGGGTCGATGACATCTGGTCTTGTCGCCTTGGGCGGGGATAACGTCTATCTCATCATCGCGCTGGGGGTTCTGGCCTGCTTCATCATGGGGATGGCAGGACTTGCCATCGTGGCCTATATCTTTCTGGCCGTTACCCTTGCCCCTGCCATCATCGAAATCGGCGGGTTGAACACGGTCGCGGTACATTTCTTCATCGTCTATTACGCCATGCTGTCCGTCATCACCCCCCCTGTGGGCGCGGCGGCGTTTCTGGCGGCGACCATCGCCGGTGCCAAACCGATGCAGACCTCCTTTACCGCGATGCGGCTTGGCATTGTGATCTATTTCGTGCCGCTGTTCTTCCTGTTCCAGCCCGCTCTTGTGCTTCAGGGCGATCTGACGCCATTGATCTACGTCCTGCCGTCGATCATCATCGGCATTACCCTGCTTTCGGGCGGGCTTGAGGGCTATCTTCTGGGCGTCGGCATGGTACGCCCGTGGATGCGTCTGCCCCTCGCGGCCGCCGGCTTTGCTTTCAGTTTCCCGGGGTTGATGACAACCTTGATCGGGGGGCTGGCCTCTGCGGTGATTGTCGCGCTGATCTGGCGGGACAACACTAAACCGGATCAGGCTGTCGCCTGA
- a CDS encoding exonuclease SbcCD subunit D codes for MRALHTADWHIGQTLNGWSREAEHEVFLAAIGEVLEREKIDLLLVAGDIFDNTNPSGESQRLLYRALADFKRRRPALSVVISGGNHDPALRLEAPNDLLEGFDIHTVGTLRRRDGKVDLDAHLIPVKDQGGAVAAYVLAIPFLRAADLTGISFSQGPQGVSVIEAARRFHQEITDAATQIVGDVPLIATGHLHCAGGLESEGAERRILMGGAHAVPPDIFPERIDYVALGHLHGPQNLDGGRVRYAGSCFPLSASEIRYSHGVTVLDIDGRDITTTHVDIGWPAPVLRLPESGLTTLAGLEAALAEIEEVETIGLRPLVYVELEAEDAPAVVMGKAEALLQDAPVRPAGVRIHRPAQDTENRPAPPVVPLSETTPEALFIQAFEAANGFMPEERHLAAFRDVAGGV; via the coding sequence ATGCGCGCGCTTCATACTGCCGATTGGCACATAGGTCAGACCCTGAACGGGTGGTCGCGCGAAGCGGAGCACGAAGTGTTTCTTGCCGCGATTGGCGAGGTTTTGGAGCGCGAAAAGATCGATCTGCTGTTGGTCGCGGGGGACATTTTCGACAACACAAACCCCTCTGGCGAAAGCCAGCGGTTGTTGTATCGCGCTCTGGCCGATTTCAAACGCCGCCGGCCAGCGCTGAGTGTGGTCATTTCAGGCGGCAACCATGATCCGGCTTTGCGTCTGGAGGCTCCGAACGACTTGTTGGAAGGGTTTGACATTCACACCGTTGGCACGCTGCGCCGCAGGGATGGCAAGGTTGATCTGGATGCGCATCTCATTCCGGTGAAGGATCAGGGCGGCGCGGTGGCGGCCTATGTTCTGGCGATCCCGTTCTTGCGGGCTGCGGATTTGACCGGCATCAGTTTTTCGCAAGGGCCCCAAGGCGTGTCCGTCATCGAGGCCGCCCGCCGGTTTCATCAGGAGATCACCGATGCGGCGACACAGATCGTTGGCGATGTGCCGTTGATCGCAACGGGTCATCTGCATTGCGCCGGTGGGTTGGAAAGCGAAGGGGCGGAGCGGCGGATTCTAATGGGCGGGGCGCATGCGGTGCCGCCGGACATATTTCCTGAACGGATTGATTACGTGGCTTTGGGACATCTGCACGGGCCGCAGAACCTTGATGGCGGGCGGGTGCGTTATGCTGGCAGCTGTTTTCCGCTGTCAGCCTCTGAAATACGTTATTCCCACGGCGTGACCGTGCTGGACATTGACGGGCGCGATATCACAACCACGCATGTCGATATTGGCTGGCCTGCGCCGGTGTTGCGCCTTCCCGAATCCGGCCTGACCACCCTTGCAGGGTTGGAGGCGGCACTGGCAGAAATCGAAGAGGTCGAAACGATCGGCCTGCGCCCGCTGGTCTATGTTGAGCTGGAGGCAGAGGACGCTCCGGCCGTTGTGATGGGCAAGGCCGAAGCATTGTTGCAAGACGCACCGGTCCGCCCTGCGGGGGTCCGTATTCATCGCCCCGCGCAGGACACGGAAAACAGGCCGGCCCCCCCCGTCGTGCCGCTGAGTGAAACCACCCCCGAAGCGTTGTTTATCCAAGCTTTCGAGGCCGCAAACGGGTTTATGCCCGAGGAACGACATCTGGCGGCGTTTCGCGATGTGGCGGGCGGGGTTTAG
- a CDS encoding sulfatase-like hydrolase/transferase — translation MSRTPNVLWIMADQLRFDYLSCYGHPHLHTPHIDALAKRGVQFDKAYVQSPVCGPSRMSAYTGRYVRSHGATWNGMPLRVGEPTLGDHLREAGARAVLVGKTHMTADQEGMAWLGIDPASEIGVRVSECGFEAFERDDGLHPDSARQRWSAYDDYLVSLGYKSDNPWEDFANSGLDEDGELMSAWLLKNSRLAANVPEEHSETAYMTNRAIDFMTEAQKDGTSWMCHLSYIKPHWPYIVPAPYHDMYGSEHIVDPIRSDAERTVDHPLLRAYQNARVCKSFSRNHVREHVIPAYMGLIKQLDDNLGRLFAWMDETGLSESTIIAFTSDHGDYMGDHWMGDKDFYHEVAVKVPLIIADPRPQADATRGTRSGELIEMIDLAPTFLKALGGAPKPHILEGRDLTPLLHGTSGFSRRFAISEHDYSSFEMAQELGVRQEDARTVMIHDGRWKYIRCEGFAPVMFDLETDPQELRDIGSSDAPEHVTARAEMERALTTWALQHHTRITATAEVLASQHNAAGTGILIGFWDAAEFEEVTGTPFDSFQPIGKPPA, via the coding sequence ATGTCCCGCACCCCCAACGTTCTTTGGATCATGGCCGACCAGCTGCGCTTTGACTACCTCAGCTGTTATGGCCATCCGCATCTGCACACGCCCCACATTGATGCCCTCGCCAAACGTGGTGTCCAGTTCGACAAGGCTTACGTGCAATCGCCGGTCTGCGGCCCCTCGCGCATGTCTGCCTATACCGGACGATATGTGCGCAGCCACGGCGCGACCTGGAACGGCATGCCCCTTCGGGTCGGCGAACCGACCCTTGGCGATCATCTGCGCGAAGCGGGCGCGCGCGCGGTGCTGGTCGGCAAAACCCATATGACGGCGGATCAGGAGGGGATGGCGTGGCTGGGCATTGATCCCGCCAGTGAAATCGGCGTGCGGGTTTCCGAATGCGGGTTCGAAGCCTTTGAACGCGACGACGGTCTGCATCCCGACAGCGCCCGCCAGCGCTGGTCGGCCTATGACGATTATCTCGTCAGCCTTGGCTATAAATCCGATAACCCTTGGGAGGACTTCGCCAATTCAGGCCTTGATGAAGACGGCGAACTGATGTCGGCGTGGCTGCTGAAAAACTCCCGCCTTGCTGCGAATGTACCCGAAGAACATTCCGAAACCGCCTATATGACCAACCGCGCCATCGACTTTATGACAGAGGCGCAAAAAGACGGCACATCATGGATGTGTCACCTGAGCTATATCAAACCCCATTGGCCATATATCGTGCCCGCGCCCTATCATGACATGTACGGCAGCGAACATATTGTTGACCCGATCCGCTCGGACGCAGAGCGCACAGTCGATCACCCCTTGCTGCGCGCCTACCAAAACGCCCGCGTCTGCAAAAGCTTCAGCCGCAATCATGTGCGCGAACATGTGATCCCTGCCTACATGGGGCTGATCAAGCAACTGGATGACAATCTGGGCCGCCTGTTCGCGTGGATGGATGAAACGGGTCTTAGCGAAAGTACCATCATCGCCTTTACCTCGGATCACGGCGATTACATGGGCGACCACTGGATGGGCGACAAGGATTTCTATCACGAGGTCGCCGTCAAGGTACCGCTGATCATTGCCGATCCCCGCCCGCAGGCCGACGCGACGCGCGGCACGCGATCCGGTGAACTGATCGAAATGATCGACCTTGCGCCGACCTTCCTCAAGGCCCTTGGCGGTGCCCCTAAACCCCACATCCTTGAAGGGCGCGACCTGACCCCGCTTTTGCATGGCACATCAGGATTTTCGCGCCGCTTTGCGATCAGCGAACATGACTATTCCAGCTTTGAAATGGCGCAGGAACTGGGCGTCCGGCAAGAGGACGCGCGCACCGTGATGATCCATGACGGGCGCTGGAAATATATCCGCTGCGAAGGCTTTGCGCCGGTGATGTTCGATCTTGAAACGGACCCGCAAGAGCTGCGCGATATCGGCAGCTCGGATGCACCGGAACATGTGACAGCTCGCGCCGAAATGGAACGCGCCCTGACCACATGGGCATTGCAGCACCACACCCGCATCACCGCCACCGCCGAAGTCTTGGCCAGCCAGCACAATGCCGCCGGCACGGGCATCCTGATCGGTTTCTGGGACGCTGCCGAATTCGAAGAGGTCACCGGCACCCCGTTCGACAGTTTCCAACCAATCGGCAAGCCGCCCGCCTGA